One region of Gemmatimonadaceae bacterium genomic DNA includes:
- a CDS encoding 4-hydroxy-tetrahydrodipicolinate synthase, which produces MSHRPLSGCGTALVTPFTPAGAVDEAALRALVDWQVAEGIHFLVPCGSTGEAATLSLEEHARVVAITVEQVAGRVPVVAGAGSNDTQKAIALSRVARDAGATHLLHVSPMYNKPQQRGIVAHFAAIAAAVDLPIVVYNVPGRTGSNIEARTTLALAAIPGIVAIKEASGNLGQVGDILRDRPAAFAVLSGDDALTLPVMALGGEGVISVTSNATPRRMTALVDACAAGDFGAARAIHRQLQPWMAAAFCESNPAPVKAGLAMMGRVANVVRLPLVPLADAHTPTVRSALAAAGALPA; this is translated from the coding sequence GTGAGCCATCGGCCACTCAGTGGGTGCGGCACCGCGCTCGTCACCCCGTTCACCCCCGCCGGCGCCGTGGATGAGGCGGCGTTGCGCGCACTCGTCGACTGGCAGGTTGCCGAAGGGATTCACTTCCTGGTCCCGTGCGGTTCGACGGGCGAGGCGGCGACGCTGTCCCTCGAGGAGCACGCGCGCGTCGTGGCCATCACCGTCGAGCAGGTGGCGGGGCGCGTCCCCGTCGTCGCCGGCGCCGGCTCCAACGATACGCAGAAGGCGATCGCCCTCTCCCGCGTGGCGCGCGACGCCGGCGCCACGCACCTGCTGCACGTCTCGCCGATGTACAACAAGCCGCAGCAGCGCGGCATCGTGGCGCACTTTGCCGCGATTGCCGCGGCGGTCGACCTCCCGATCGTCGTGTACAACGTTCCGGGACGCACGGGGAGCAACATCGAGGCGCGCACGACGCTCGCGCTCGCCGCCATCCCCGGCATCGTCGCCATCAAGGAGGCGTCGGGGAACCTGGGGCAGGTGGGCGACATCCTGCGCGACCGTCCGGCCGCGTTTGCCGTCCTCTCGGGCGATGACGCGCTCACGCTGCCGGTCATGGCACTGGGCGGGGAAGGGGTGATCTCGGTGACGAGCAACGCGACACCGCGCCGCATGACCGCGTTGGTGGACGCCTGTGCCGCGGGCGACTTCGGGGCGGCCCGCGCGATCCATCGGCAGCTGCAACCGTGGATGGCGGCCGCCTTCTGCGAGTCCAACCCCGCCCCGGTCAAGGCGGGGCTGGCGATGATGGGGCGCGTTGCCAATGTGGTTCGCCTCCCGCTGGTCCCGCTCGCCGACGCCCACACCCCCACCGTGCGGTCGGCGCTCGCCGCCGCTGGAGCACTCCCCGCATGA
- a CDS encoding 2,3,4,5-tetrahydropyridine-2,6-dicarboxylate N-succinyltransferase, with product MSDDALASLSSEIAALAACPPGTALPDSAERTVAELIARLEDGEVRAARKEHDGRWRAVPWVKQGILVAFRVGKVVALHPADPHALTWFDKHTLPARHLTLADGVRVVPGGSSIRRGAYVAPGVVCMPPMYINVGAWVGTGTMVDSHALIGSCAQVGERVHVSAAAQIGGVLEPVNAAPVVIEDDVIVGGNCGVYEGTVVRARAVLGAGVVLTRGTPVYDLVRDTVHRATADAPLEIPEGAVVVPGARAVTVGWGAANGLSLQTPIIVKYRDDKTDLATALEGWLRR from the coding sequence ATGAGCGACGACGCCCTGGCATCGCTCTCCTCCGAGATCGCCGCGCTGGCCGCCTGCCCGCCGGGGACAGCGCTCCCCGACTCGGCCGAGCGCACGGTCGCCGAGCTCATCGCGCGCCTCGAGGACGGTGAGGTGCGCGCGGCCCGGAAGGAGCACGACGGGCGGTGGCGCGCGGTGCCATGGGTCAAGCAGGGGATCCTCGTCGCCTTCCGCGTCGGCAAGGTCGTGGCGTTGCACCCGGCGGACCCGCACGCGCTCACCTGGTTCGACAAGCACACGCTCCCCGCGCGTCACCTCACGCTGGCCGATGGCGTGCGCGTTGTTCCTGGCGGCTCGTCGATTCGTCGCGGCGCGTATGTCGCCCCGGGCGTGGTCTGCATGCCGCCGATGTATATCAACGTGGGCGCCTGGGTCGGGACCGGGACGATGGTCGACTCGCACGCGCTCATCGGGTCGTGTGCCCAGGTGGGCGAGCGCGTCCACGTCAGCGCCGCCGCGCAGATTGGCGGGGTGCTCGAGCCGGTGAACGCCGCCCCGGTGGTGATCGAGGACGACGTGATCGTCGGCGGCAACTGCGGCGTGTATGAGGGAACGGTGGTGCGTGCGCGCGCGGTGCTGGGCGCCGGCGTCGTGCTCACCCGCGGAACCCCCGTCTACGACCTCGTGCGCGACACGGTCCATCGCGCCACCGCCGACGCCCCGCTCGAGATTCCCGAGGGCGCCGTCGTCGTCCCGGGCGCACGCGCGGTCACGGTCGGCTGGGGCGCGGCCAACGGACTCTCGCTCCAGACTCCGATCATCGTGAAGTACCGTGATGACAAGACCGACCTCGCCACGGCGCTCGAAGGATGGCTGCGCCGGTGA